The genomic interval GTACTGATCGGCGGGTTCTTCGTACTGCGACGCCGTCAGGGCGCGGCCGACGAGCGCGAATGACGGTCACGGTCGAAGCGCCTGAGCAGAGTCCTGCTCGCCACGGTCTGCTGCGCTACGCGGCGACCAAGGCGGGCGGGGCCCTGCTCAGCATCGCGATGGTGATCGTCGCGACGTTCTTCCTGTTCCGGCTGTTGCCGGGCGACCCCGTACGGGCGTTGGCGCAGGGCCGGAACATGACGCCGGAGCAGCTGGATCTCGAGCGGGCGCGGCTCGGGTTGGACAAGCCGATTCCGGAACAGTTCCTGCACTTCGTGACCCAGACGCTGCGGTTCGACCTCGGCGTCTCGTACGAGTACAAGCGTCCCGTCGTGGATCTGATCGGCGAGCGGATCGGGTCGACGCTGCTGCTCACCGGTACTGCGCTGGTGATGGCGGTCAGCCTCGGTCTCTGGCAGGGCGCTCGCGCCGGATGGAAACCGGGCAGCCGGTTCGACAAGATCTCGACCGCGATCTCGCTGGTGCTGTGGTCGGTGCCGACGTTCTGGCTCGGGCTGTTGCTGTTGATGGTGTTCGCGGCCGGCATCGGGCCGATTCCGGGCATTTTCCCGACCCGGGGGAGTTCGAGCGTCGACAAGCCGGACGGGTTCGCGGGTGTGCTCGACGTCGGGGCCCACATGGTGTTGCCGTGTCTGACGCTCGTCGCGGTCGTCTACGCGCAGTACCTGCTGGTGATGCGTTCCTCGGTGATCGACGAGGTCGAGCAGGACTACATCACGACGGCGCGGGCGAAGGGTCTGCGGGACGACGACATACGACGGAAACACGCCGTACCGAATGCGTTGCTGCCGACGGTGACGCTGGTCTTCATGCGGATCGGGTTCGTGGTCGGAGGTGCCGTGACTGTCGAGGCGATCTTCAGCTGGCCGGGGCTCGGGCAGCTGTTCTACGAGGCGATCCGGGTGCCGGACTTCACGTTGATGCAGGGGACGTTCCTGCTGATCACAGTGTCGGTGATCCTGATGAACACGTTGGCCGACGTGGTGTACCACCTGCTGGATCCGCGGGTGAGGTCGGCATGAGCAACGTTGCCTGGGTACGGCGCCGGCGCGCCGCGGAACGTTTCTGGTCGGATTTCCGGACCCACCGCACCGGGGTGGCCGGACTGGTGATTCTTGCGGCTGCCGTCGTACTTGCGTTGGCCGCACCAATCTTCATCTCGGCGGACGTGACGAACGTGGTTTCCGGGACCGGCGCGAAGCTGGCGCCGCCGGGCCTGGATCACCTGCTCGGGACGGACGAGTCGGGGCGGTCCGTGCTGCTGATGATCTGGTGGGGTTCGCGGACCTCGCTGCTGATCGGGTTCCTGGCGGCGTTGCTGAGCATGGTGATCGGGACGGTGCTCGGAATCGCGGCCGGTCATTTCCGGCGCTGGGCCGGTGCGGTGATCCTGCGGGTGACCGACTGGTTCCTGGTGCTGCCGTCGCTGGTGACCGCGCTGGTGCTGGCGGCGATCCTCGGTGGTTCGACGGCGACGATCATCGTGGCCATCGGGGTGACGTCATGGCCGTCGACGGCGCGATTGATCCGGGCGCAGACGCTGGCGGTCGAGGCACGCCCGTACATCGAGAGGTCGCAGGCGCTCGGCGGCGGGCACTGGCACATCACCACGCGGCACGTACTGCCGAACGTCGCACCGTTGCTCTTGGCAAGCACCACGCTGGAGGTGGCGAGCGCGATCGTGACCGAGTCGACGCTGGCGTTCCTCGGCGTGAGTGCGAACAAGACATCGTGGGGGACGATGCTGCGCGGCTCGTACGACTGGGGTGCGGCGACCGCGGGAGCCTGGTGGTACATCCTCGTGCCGGGCCTGTGCATCGTCATCGTGGTGATGGCCTTCACCTTGTGTGGAAGGGCTCTCGAGTCCGTGCTCAACCCGCGACTGAGGACGAGGACGGTCTGATGCTCCAACTCGAAGATCTGTCGGTGAGTTATCAACTCGGGTCCGGCGATGTGCCTGCGGTGCGCGGTGTTTCCTTGTCGATCGCGGCAGGGGAGGCGGTTGGGCTGGCGGGAGAATCGGGGTCGGGCAAGTCCTCGGTGGCGCTCGCGCTGTTGCGTTTGCTGCCGCGGTCGGCTGTCGTGGGTGGGCGCATCCTGCTCGACGGCGAGGACGTCCTGGCGATGAAATGGGGCCGGTTGCGAGCCGTGCGCTGGTCGGCGGCGTCGATCGTGTTCCAAGGCGCGCAGCACGGGCTCAATCCGGTGCAGCGAATCGGCGACCAGATCGCGGAGCCGCTGGCGGTGCATCGGCTGGCGTCCGGCGCCGCCGCTGACGCGCGGGTACGGGAGTTGCTCGAGCAGGTCGGGTTGCCGGCCTGGCGGGCGCGCAGCTACCCGCATGAGCTGAGTGGTGGCCAACGGCAACGAGTAATGATCGCGATGGCACTCGCATGCTCGCCGCAACTGATCATCGCGGACGAGCCGACGACCGCGCTCGACCTGATGGTCCAGGCGCAGGTACTGACGCTGATCCGCGAGCTGATCGCCTCGCACGGGATCTCGTTGCTGATGATCTCCCACGATCTGTCCGTGCTGGCCGACGTCTGCGATCGCCTCGCGGTGATGTACGCCGGCCGGCTGGTGGAGATCGGTCCTTCATCGGGTACGTTCAGCCATCCGTACAGCCGGGCGCTCGCGGCCGCGTTCCCGACCGTCGGCGATCCGGCGTCGCGGCTCGCTCCGCGCGGACTGGCCGGTGATCCGCCCGATCCGCAGCACTTGCCGGACGGCTGTTCGTTCCATCCGCGTTGTCCGGTCGCACTCGAGTCGTGCGCGACGTCCGACGTACACCTCCGTTCGGTCGGTGACCGAGCTGCCGCCTGCGTCCTGGTCGGGGAGTGACTCTTGCTAGAAGCAACTGATCTGCAGGTCGAGTTCTCCGGCCGTGGCGGTCGCCGGGCCCGCGCTGTCGACGGCGTCAACCTGTCCATCGGCGCCGGCGAGATCGTCGCCCTCGTCGGCGAATCCGGCTGCGGCAAGACCACCCTCGCCCGCACGCTCCTGGGCCTGGAACGCCCTACCTCGGGCCAGGTCGGGTACGACGGCACTCCGCTGAACTACTCCGGCCGCGCCCTGAAAGCCTTCCGCCGCCAGGTTCAACTCGTCCTCCAAGACCCGATGGGCTCCGTCAACCCCCGCCATACCGTCTACGAAGCAGTTGCCGAAGGCCCGCGAATTCACGGCCTCCCGGACGAGGAATCCATTGTTTCCTCGGCCCTGGCGCGCGCCGGTCTGCGGCCGCCCGAGCGGTTCTTCCATCGCTACCCGCACGAGCTGTCCGGGGGGCAGCGCCAACGCGTCGTCATCGCCGGCGCGCTCGCGCTCGACCCCAAGGTCCTGATCGCCGACGAACCCGTCGCCTCCCTCGACGCCTCGGTCCGCGGCGAGATCCTCTCCCTCATCCTCCGCCTGCGCGACGACCTCGGCCTGTCCGCGCTGGTCGTCACCCACGACCTGGGGCTCGCCTGGAACATCGCCGACCGGGTAGCCGTCATGTACCTCGGCCGCATCGTCGAATCCGGCCCCACCGAGGACATCCTGACCAACCCTCAGCACCCCTACACCCAAGCCCTCCTGTCGGTCCTCCCCGAATCCCCCGAACGCATCGTCCTCACCGGCGAGCCCCCCGATCCCACCCAGGTCCCCACCGGCTGCCGCTTCCACCCCCGCTGCCAACTGGTAGCCGCCGGCAAGGGCCTCGACGCCTGCACCTCGAAGCCGCTGGACATCCTCCCCGCCGTCCTCGGACCCCAGGTCGCCTGCCATCTCCGCGTGCAGAAGAACGGGTAGTAGTGCTCGGCGCCTAGTGCACCTGAGCGTGGTTCGTTCCGCGCATACGGCGTAGATGAGGTGCACTACCCGTTCTTGCGCACGCCGCGGCTGATTCTTCGAGCTGTTGACAATAGTTCACAGATAGTAGAATTATTGCCGCATGGTAGAAGATGCGGTGGATCGGTTCTTCGAGGTGCTGGCGGATCCGACTCGGCGGCAGGTCGTGCGGTTGCTGGGGGAGGGACCGCAGCGGGCTGGGCAGTTGGCGGTGGCGACCGGCGCATCCTCGCCGGCGATGAGCCGGCATCTGCGGATCCTGCTCGAGGCCGGTCTGGTTGCTGACGAGCGGGTGCCCGACGACGCCCGGGTGCGTGTCTTCCGCCTCAACCCCGAGCCCGTCGTCGCCGTACAAGCCTGGCTCGACCAGGTCCAGGCGCACTGGCGTGACCAGCTGGGCTCGTTCAAACGCCACGTCGAGCAGAAGGAGTCCTGATGACCGAGCCGTCCGCGACCGCATCCGTCGAGGTCACCGCCGATCCGGCGACCGCGTTCAAGATCTTCACCGAGGAGATCGACCTGTGGTGGGTGCGCGGCCCGATCAACTTCTGGGACTCGGCCCGCGCCATCGAAGTACGGATCGAGCCAGGCGTCGGCGGACGCATTCTCGAGCTGTACGCCGATGACGCCTTGGAGCGCGGTGTGATCACGGCCTGGGAGCCGGGCGAGCGCCTGGAGTACCGCAGTTCCGTGGACGACACCGAAACCACGATCAGGTTCGATCCCGTCGACGGGGGTACCCGCGTCACGGTGGTCGAAGCGCTCGTCCCCGGCGGTACGAAGGCCAGCTACTCCTGGCAGAACGTCCTCCACTGGTTCCCGAACTGGGTCGCCCGCCGGGACACCGCAGCATCGACGCCGCGTGAGGTCGGCCGGCTCGCGATCGCCTTGTCCTACGAGGATCCCGCCGCCGCGGCGCGCTGGCTGCACACGGTGTTCGGGCTCGAGACGTGGGACCGCATCCCGGAAGAAGGGCGCCGGCCGACCTGGATCGAGCTCCACGCCGGCGCCAGTTCGATCATCCTGCTGGAGCGAACCGAGAAGGGTGCTCCCGCGGCGGACCACGCGGCATGGGTGTACGTCGACGACCTCGACGCACACTTCGTCCACAGCCAGGAGAACGGCGCCAAGATCCTTCAGGAGATCCACCAGTACGGCTATCGCTCGTACGAGGCGGAAGATGTCGAGGGCCATCGCTGGACCTTCCTCCAAGCCCGTCCCACCCAACCCTAGGAGCCCTGTTGACCGCACCATCGGCCACCGCATCCGTCGACGTCGCCGTCGATCCGGCAACGGCGTTCAAGATCTTCACCGAAGAGATCGACCTGTGGTGGGTACGCGGACCGATCAACTTCTTCGACGCGGCGCGCGCCACCGCGATGCAGATCGAGCCCGGGGTCGGCGGTCGCGTCCTCGAGATCTACTCGCTACCGGACGACGTACTCGAGATCGGCAAGATCACCGACTGGGAGCCCGGGGCGCTGTTCGCGTACCGCAGCTCGGTCGACGACACCGAGACGCGGATCGACTTCGAAGCAACCGACGAGGGCTGCCGCGTCACCGTCGTACAGTCGCTGCTCCCCGGTGGCGAGACGGCGTTCTACTTCTGGCGAAACGTCATTCACTGGTTCCAGGCTCGGGCGGATCTGCAGTGACCGAAGTTCCGCGGACCGGCGACCCGCCTCACCTTCGAGGCGGCACTCTTGAGGCCCGAGCAGCGCGAGGTTACAGGCGGCCGGCTTTCTTGAGGGATAGGTAGGTGTCGGCCAGGGCGGGGGCTATGTGGTCGGGGTTTTCGTCGATGACGACTACGCCGGCTCGGGTGAGGGTGGCGGTTAGGCGGTCTCGGTCCAGGCGGGTGCGGGCGGCGGAGGCGGCCGCGTACACGTCGAGCAGGTCGGTGCGGGTCGCTTCGAGCTCGGTCAGGCGCGGGTCGGCGACCGACGCGAGCAGTACGACGTGACGACGTAGGAGGGGACCGATCACCGGGAGGAGGGATTCCTCGATGACAGCAGGATCCAGACCGGTCAGCAGTACGACCAGAGAGCGCTGCCCCAACCGCTCCAGCACCTGCGACACCACGATCCGGAAGTCCGTCTGGACCAGCTCAGCCTCGACATTC from Kribbella sp. NBC_00709 carries:
- a CDS encoding ABC transporter permease, with translation MTVTVEAPEQSPARHGLLRYAATKAGGALLSIAMVIVATFFLFRLLPGDPVRALAQGRNMTPEQLDLERARLGLDKPIPEQFLHFVTQTLRFDLGVSYEYKRPVVDLIGERIGSTLLLTGTALVMAVSLGLWQGARAGWKPGSRFDKISTAISLVLWSVPTFWLGLLLLMVFAAGIGPIPGIFPTRGSSSVDKPDGFAGVLDVGAHMVLPCLTLVAVVYAQYLLVMRSSVIDEVEQDYITTARAKGLRDDDIRRKHAVPNALLPTVTLVFMRIGFVVGGAVTVEAIFSWPGLGQLFYEAIRVPDFTLMQGTFLLITVSVILMNTLADVVYHLLDPRVRSA
- a CDS encoding ABC transporter permease — encoded protein: MSNVAWVRRRRAAERFWSDFRTHRTGVAGLVILAAAVVLALAAPIFISADVTNVVSGTGAKLAPPGLDHLLGTDESGRSVLLMIWWGSRTSLLIGFLAALLSMVIGTVLGIAAGHFRRWAGAVILRVTDWFLVLPSLVTALVLAAILGGSTATIIVAIGVTSWPSTARLIRAQTLAVEARPYIERSQALGGGHWHITTRHVLPNVAPLLLASTTLEVASAIVTESTLAFLGVSANKTSWGTMLRGSYDWGAATAGAWWYILVPGLCIVIVVMAFTLCGRALESVLNPRLRTRTV
- a CDS encoding ABC transporter ATP-binding protein is translated as MLQLEDLSVSYQLGSGDVPAVRGVSLSIAAGEAVGLAGESGSGKSSVALALLRLLPRSAVVGGRILLDGEDVLAMKWGRLRAVRWSAASIVFQGAQHGLNPVQRIGDQIAEPLAVHRLASGAAADARVRELLEQVGLPAWRARSYPHELSGGQRQRVMIAMALACSPQLIIADEPTTALDLMVQAQVLTLIRELIASHGISLLMISHDLSVLADVCDRLAVMYAGRLVEIGPSSGTFSHPYSRALAAAFPTVGDPASRLAPRGLAGDPPDPQHLPDGCSFHPRCPVALESCATSDVHLRSVGDRAAACVLVGE
- a CDS encoding ABC transporter ATP-binding protein, whose amino-acid sequence is MLEATDLQVEFSGRGGRRARAVDGVNLSIGAGEIVALVGESGCGKTTLARTLLGLERPTSGQVGYDGTPLNYSGRALKAFRRQVQLVLQDPMGSVNPRHTVYEAVAEGPRIHGLPDEESIVSSALARAGLRPPERFFHRYPHELSGGQRQRVVIAGALALDPKVLIADEPVASLDASVRGEILSLILRLRDDLGLSALVVTHDLGLAWNIADRVAVMYLGRIVESGPTEDILTNPQHPYTQALLSVLPESPERIVLTGEPPDPTQVPTGCRFHPRCQLVAAGKGLDACTSKPLDILPAVLGPQVACHLRVQKNG
- a CDS encoding ArsR/SmtB family transcription factor, with product MVEDAVDRFFEVLADPTRRQVVRLLGEGPQRAGQLAVATGASSPAMSRHLRILLEAGLVADERVPDDARVRVFRLNPEPVVAVQAWLDQVQAHWRDQLGSFKRHVEQKES
- a CDS encoding VOC family protein; this encodes MTEPSATASVEVTADPATAFKIFTEEIDLWWVRGPINFWDSARAIEVRIEPGVGGRILELYADDALERGVITAWEPGERLEYRSSVDDTETTIRFDPVDGGTRVTVVEALVPGGTKASYSWQNVLHWFPNWVARRDTAASTPREVGRLAIALSYEDPAAAARWLHTVFGLETWDRIPEEGRRPTWIELHAGASSIILLERTEKGAPAADHAAWVYVDDLDAHFVHSQENGAKILQEIHQYGYRSYEAEDVEGHRWTFLQARPTQP